One part of the Clostridium thermosuccinogenes genome encodes these proteins:
- a CDS encoding VanW family protein, which translates to MQSEVQKQTKKAVSRKAIVIALVVVIMLSIAITAQLAYLILRNDRVYSGVYINDVHVGGLTRQQVAQLLHSEYRDKIKDLEITIHAGDQSEILKFSDLDMKIDVEGTINEAFSIGRTGNIFERFRDILMARKDNPVIKVAYEYDKQKVDEVIESLYEKTLIPVKEADLLIRDDMVVVRSGHHGENIDKDLLLKEIENHIYMLKGGNINIPIDITMPAKIDVDDYYSKITREAQDAYVKVENNNVIIVPEVVGRSVKKSDLINIADELANKENTEKIIPIELVAPKLTAEDIRKNLFKDTLYTAYSSYKNDTVTNRNRTENLRLASSKINGKILAPGEVFSFNETVGKRTIEAGYKDAMVFKNGKVIPDIGGGICQVSSTLYNAVLYADLEVVERRNHMFVVSYVPYGLDSTVYYGQTDFRFKNSTNWPIMIKSWMTQDNKLYFSIIGTNETPNKTVEMQSEIIKTIPYTTNYTDDPNLPEGETKVIQTGYNGYVVDTYKIIKENGVVKERRKITTSTYQPLTEEILRGTKKVDEQPASAEPDSTTKPESPNTGSGPENQQHPDEENVQKPEQNVEPIQDTQNIQNTNEDSSQNPG; encoded by the coding sequence ATGCAGAGTGAGGTTCAGAAACAAACTAAAAAAGCTGTATCAAGAAAAGCAATAGTAATAGCTTTGGTTGTTGTAATTATGCTTTCCATAGCCATAACAGCCCAATTGGCTTATTTGATTTTAAGAAACGACAGGGTATACAGCGGTGTATATATTAATGATGTGCATGTAGGCGGTCTTACAAGACAGCAGGTTGCACAACTATTGCATTCAGAATACCGGGATAAAATCAAGGATCTGGAAATAACCATCCATGCCGGAGATCAAAGTGAAATTTTGAAGTTTTCGGATCTGGATATGAAAATTGACGTAGAAGGCACTATAAATGAAGCCTTCAGCATCGGCAGGACAGGAAATATATTTGAAAGATTCCGTGATATTCTGATGGCAAGAAAAGATAATCCTGTCATCAAAGTAGCTTATGAATATGATAAGCAAAAAGTAGACGAAGTAATTGAGTCCCTGTACGAAAAAACCCTCATACCCGTTAAGGAAGCAGATTTGCTTATCCGGGACGACATGGTTGTCGTACGCTCAGGACACCATGGGGAAAACATTGATAAAGATTTGCTGCTGAAAGAAATTGAAAATCATATCTATATGCTGAAAGGCGGAAATATCAATATACCAATTGATATAACCATGCCTGCCAAAATTGATGTGGATGATTATTACAGCAAAATAACCAGAGAAGCCCAGGATGCCTATGTAAAGGTTGAGAACAACAACGTCATTATTGTTCCGGAGGTTGTGGGCAGAAGCGTCAAAAAATCCGACCTTATCAATATAGCCGATGAATTGGCAAACAAGGAAAACACCGAAAAGATTATACCTATCGAACTTGTTGCGCCGAAACTTACAGCAGAAGATATTAGGAAAAACTTGTTTAAGGACACCCTTTATACCGCTTATTCAAGCTACAAAAATGATACGGTGACCAATAGAAACAGGACTGAGAATTTGCGTCTTGCTTCTTCAAAGATCAACGGAAAAATACTGGCTCCCGGCGAAGTTTTCTCTTTTAATGAGACGGTGGGAAAAAGAACCATCGAAGCCGGATATAAGGATGCAATGGTATTCAAAAACGGAAAGGTTATACCCGATATTGGAGGAGGTATATGCCAGGTTTCCTCAACTTTGTATAACGCTGTCCTTTATGCCGACCTCGAGGTTGTGGAGCGCAGAAATCACATGTTTGTTGTATCCTATGTTCCTTACGGCCTGGATTCTACCGTTTATTACGGTCAGACCGATTTCAGGTTCAAAAATTCAACAAACTGGCCTATTATGATAAAAAGCTGGATGACTCAAGATAATAAGCTATATTTTTCTATAATAGGAACTAATGAAACGCCGAACAAAACCGTGGAGATGCAGTCGGAAATAATTAAAACCATACCGTATACTACAAATTATACCGATGACCCCAACCTTCCGGAAGGTGAAACAAAGGTTATACAGACTGGATATAACGGTTATGTTGTAGATACTTACAAAATAATAAAGGAAAACGGTGTGGTTAAAGAAAGAAGGAAAATCACCACCAGCACATACCAGCCTTTGACAGAAGAGATTTTAAGGGGTACAAAAAAAGTTGATGAACAGCCTGCATCAGCGGAACCGGATTCAACCACCAAGCCTGAGTCCCCTAATACAGGTTCAGGCCCAGAAAATCAGCAGCATCCGGATGAGGAAAATGTGCAAAAGCCGGAGCAGAATGTGGAACCAATTCAGGATACTCAAAACATACAGAATACTAACGAGGATAGTTCTCAAAATCCAGGCTAA
- a CDS encoding YaaL family protein encodes MYPETYGNQGYKPQKGSLLSRLLKPSIRQKTVPDIDMCDREYNELIESIRNAKMEWENASWNFEYADDEDLIDYYTYKIKACEIRYEYFLKKAKEKGINVNL; translated from the coding sequence ATGTATCCGGAAACTTATGGAAATCAAGGTTACAAACCTCAGAAAGGCAGTCTGCTTTCTAGGCTACTGAAACCTTCCATCAGGCAAAAAACCGTTCCTGACATCGATATGTGCGATAGGGAATATAATGAACTTATAGAGAGCATTAGAAATGCAAAAATGGAATGGGAAAATGCCAGTTGGAATTTTGAATATGCCGATGATGAGGATCTAATTGATTATTATACATACAAGATCAAGGCTTGTGAAATAAGGTATGAATATTTCCTTAAGAAGGCTAAGGAAAAGGGCATTAATGTTAACCTTTAA
- a CDS encoding NUDIX hydrolase has protein sequence MNRFNDKEFIELCQRLNAEPHIEEVTINYENKGFFNKIKKSVEKDRRGEVVFCVRRPNGKIIVVTCNEYPDGVFRIPTGGIGHEEDIIQAVYRETEEELGLKVDIESFAGVLKIKFENSGETVMFYSYLFILREKGGKLLADAIDDEISEIKEVDVDGLRQVGEALLNIKGKWSDWGRFRYETTMAIYRYLTNAGWQQ, from the coding sequence ATGAACCGTTTTAATGATAAGGAATTTATAGAATTATGCCAAAGACTGAATGCTGAACCTCACATTGAAGAAGTGACCATAAACTATGAAAACAAAGGTTTTTTTAATAAAATAAAAAAGTCGGTGGAGAAAGACCGCCGGGGAGAGGTTGTTTTTTGTGTCCGACGCCCAAATGGCAAGATTATTGTCGTTACCTGTAATGAATACCCGGATGGAGTATTCAGGATTCCTACCGGAGGGATAGGGCATGAGGAGGACATAATTCAGGCGGTATACAGGGAGACGGAAGAGGAACTGGGACTGAAGGTAGATATAGAAAGCTTTGCCGGAGTGCTTAAAATAAAATTCGAAAATTCCGGGGAAACCGTCATGTTCTATTCCTATTTGTTTATCCTCAGGGAAAAAGGAGGAAAGCTCCTTGCGGATGCTATTGACGATGAAATAAGTGAAATAAAGGAAGTGGACGTGGACGGCCTTCGACAGGTTGGAGAAGCACTGCTGAATATTAAAGGGAAATGGTCCGATTGGGGAAGATTCCGTTATGAAACCACCATGGCAATATACAGGTATCTGACCAATGCAGGATGGCAGCAGTGA
- a CDS encoding cyclic lactone autoinducer peptide — MKKFLAIVSAILSLIAITAVSTASFYWVYQPKAPKSLTK; from the coding sequence ATGAAAAAGTTTTTAGCAATTGTTTCAGCTATACTCTCATTAATAGCAATTACAGCAGTAAGCACGGCTTCATTCTATTGGGTTTACCAGCCAAAGGCACCAAAGAGCTTGACAAAATAA
- a CDS encoding S-layer homology domain-containing protein translates to MKYRYLSKVLISFMLIFSLMFTYVSASSDVDIQNDRAKALHSLGILKGYPDGSLGLGDKIKRSEFFTMVVRILGLENSDVSGGELPFKDIDKSHWAYNNIKIAYKHGLIAGNPDGTIAPNNYITYPEVLTVLVRALGYEEPKEGKWPDRIINLSGNLGMTKDVNIPANKQVTRGEASVIIYNTLTVNFK, encoded by the coding sequence ATGAAGTACAGATATTTGTCAAAAGTGCTTATTTCTTTTATGTTGATTTTTTCACTGATGTTTACATATGTGTCCGCTTCCTCTGATGTGGATATACAAAACGATCGTGCCAAAGCTTTGCATTCCCTGGGGATTCTCAAGGGATATCCTGACGGAAGCCTCGGCCTCGGAGACAAAATTAAACGCTCTGAGTTTTTCACCATGGTGGTGAGAATCCTGGGCCTTGAAAATTCCGACGTAAGTGGTGGGGAACTGCCCTTCAAAGATATCGACAAGTCCCACTGGGCATATAACAATATAAAAATAGCATATAAGCATGGCCTCATAGCCGGAAACCCGGATGGTACCATAGCCCCCAACAATTATATAACATATCCGGAGGTTTTGACCGTACTGGTAAGGGCTTTGGGGTATGAAGAGCCTAAAGAAGGAAAATGGCCGGACAGGATTATAAACCTTTCCGGAAATCTCGGAATGACCAAGGATGTCAATATTCCGGCAAATAAGCAGGTAACCCGTGGGGAAGCTTCCGTTATCATTTACAATACTTTGACGGTAAATTTCAAGTAG
- a CDS encoding pro-sigmaK processing inhibitor BofA family protein, protein MALDYGVLIAYILGIIVLFILGRMFSIPLKQVLKVLAKVLMGGVVIFGINFIGSFWGFKIALNVISAAVVGFLGLPGLILMVALKFLLSA, encoded by the coding sequence ATGGCACTGGATTATGGCGTCCTGATTGCCTATATACTAGGTATCATAGTATTGTTTATACTGGGAAGAATGTTCTCTATACCTCTGAAGCAGGTCCTTAAAGTGCTGGCCAAAGTATTGATGGGCGGGGTTGTTATCTTTGGGATAAACTTTATAGGCAGCTTTTGGGGATTTAAAATAGCGCTTAATGTCATAAGCGCCGCGGTAGTTGGTTTCCTTGGATTGCCAGGTTTGATATTGATGGTGGCATTGAAATTTTTGCTGAGCGCATAG